A segment of the Candidatus Omnitrophota bacterium genome:
ACAACGGGTTGGCTGTTGATCCGACAGCCCCTTCGCGAATCTTCTGGGGTGTGTGCGGCGCATCAGGCATTGGCGTCTATCGATCGAGCGATTACGGGGCGTCGTGGGAGCCATCGTTGGCCTCGGCGATGCCGTGCGTGTTTGACGTGGCCATCTCCGCGACTGGCGACGTCTATGCGGCGGGTGTCAAGGGAACGCCGGCCCTGTTCATCTCACGGGATCATGGGATGAGTTGGACCGAACTGAAACGATTTGCGTCGGGTCAAACCTGCGAGGCGATTGCGATTGACCCAAGCGATCCCTCGCACCTGGCGGTTGGCGTTGTGCAATGGGGAGAGGGCAGCGGTGGCCAAATTTGGCACTCCGCCGACGGCGGCAAGGCGTGGACCGATCTGACCGCGGGATTGCCGGAGAATTCCGGGCCCGCAGCCATGGCATTCGATCCGCGGCGGCAGCGGCTCTACGTCTTGTTATATGCCGGGTCGGTCTATTCCCGGTCGGTGCAATGAGAGAGACACCATGCGGCGGCTGATTCCAGAACTGTTGATGGGACTCCTCGCAGGAGTAGGTCTTGGCCAGCTGAGTGTCAGCGGCGCGCCATTCCGTTATACGGTGGGGGGGCTGTTGAGCATGCTGGTCCTCTACGCGTTCCTCAGGCACGCCGTGGGGTTTCTCTGCGCCCTGCTGCTGTTGCGGCCTGCCCTGGATCCGCTGCTGGTTTCTGTCCGCGTCTCTCTCGCCGGGGTTGATATCGGGCTTGGCGGATTGGTCGCCCTGGGGCTTACCCTGGCCACGGTGGTCTATGTCTTGGCGAGTCCGAACACCTTCAATCGTCTGCACGAGCATCCGATTGTTTGGATGTACGTCACCTTCTTGTTCGTGGCCGTGATCGCGTGGGCGCAGATGGATGATAAAGCCGAAGGCATGAAGGTCCTCGCTCGGCTGGGTTCGGTGTTCTCGATCTTGCTGCTGGTCATCGTGCATATCCAAGACGCGGGCCAAGCGCGGCAACTGCTGCGCGCCATGCTCTATTCCGCCATCATTCCGATTGGATGGGGGTTCTGGACGGTCGCGCGGCACGGCGGCCGGCTTGAAGGGACGTTCGAGCATCCCAACATCCTGGCGTTTTTCTTGCTGGTCGTGATCGGCTGCGTGTTATTCCAGGTGGATCGGCCGGCCGATGATCGTCGGGCATCCCGGTGGAGAGTCGTCGCGTTGCTCATGTTGCTCGGCGCCCTGTTGCTGACCAAGACTCGCAGCGGCTGGGCCGCGGCCTTGATGATGAGCGGCCTCTACGCGCTGCTGTTCAAACGCGCATGGCTTCTGCCGTTGATCGCCTTGACGATGCTCCTCGCCATCACTCCGCTGGTCAAACAGCACGTGCTTAACACGATGAGCCGGTATGGACACCGCATGGCGGTGAATGAGCAAAGCTCCTTAGGCTGGCGCTTGGAGACGTGGTCGGACCTCATGAAGCGGGGGGTTCAGCGTCCATTCTTCGGCTATGGCCTCAACGCGGACTACCGGATGGTCAGAGAGCATCTTGGCGCGCACAACGATTATCTGCGATGGTTCCTCGAAGCGGGCATTGTCGGGGTGGTCGCCTATTTCGCGCCGTACCTCTACCTCCTCATGCATGCGATTCGGCATCGGCAGATGTTTCCACCCGAGAGCCTACCGGCGAAACTCGCCGGATTGTTGATCTGTTTTATCCCAGCGTTTCTTTTGATGAGTCTCACAGAGAACTTGGCGAGTTATGTGGTGATTCACTGGTATCTGTGGGCCCTCATCGGAATGTACGTGGTGTCACACACGCCATCGGAGCCTGCGCATGCCCCCCATCCTGTTGCAGCCTGATCCCTACGCGCCGGGCGCGGAGATGACGGTGGCGTCTCCGCCGATGGCGCTCATCGGCGAAGACATCGTGTGTTTCGCCGGCGAAGACTGGTGGTACCACAACCCGCATTCGAATTTTCATTTAATGAAGGCCTTTGCCGCGCAGAACCGGGTCCTCTTCGTCAATTCGATTGGGGTGGCGGCTCCCAGCCCCAGGCAGGGCCGCGTGTTCTGGAAGAAACTTTTCAGAAAGCTCGGCAGTCTGACTCGGTATCTCCGCCGGAGTCCTGAAGGCATTCTCGTGCTGACCCCGATCGCGCTGCCCATGCTCGGGCGATGGCGGGCCCGCATCACATGGGTGAACACCGTCCTGCTGCTGATCCAATTGCGCGTGCTGCTCTGGGCACTTCGCATGCGACGGCCGATCCTCTGGGTCACGCTGCCGACGGTCAAAGATGTCGCCTTGGCCCTGAATCGGCGAGCCAAATGCCTGGTGTACTACTGCGTTGACAATATCTCCCAGTACGCGGGAGCCGATGCGTATGAAGTCTTTCTCCAAGAGACAGCGCTGCAGCGCGCGGCCGATCTCGCTTTCTTCGTCAATGAAGATTTGGTTGAAGAGCGGCGCAGTTACAACGCCAAGACGCTGTACCTCGGGCACGGTGTCGACTTCGAGCATTTCGCCGCCGCCCAACATCCTGTGACCCCTGAGCCGGAGGATCTGCGCGACATTCCCAGGCCGATCGTCGGCTACTTCGGGTT
Coding sequences within it:
- a CDS encoding O-antigen ligase family protein, which codes for MRRLIPELLMGLLAGVGLGQLSVSGAPFRYTVGGLLSMLVLYAFLRHAVGFLCALLLLRPALDPLLVSVRVSLAGVDIGLGGLVALGLTLATVVYVLASPNTFNRLHEHPIVWMYVTFLFVAVIAWAQMDDKAEGMKVLARLGSVFSILLLVIVHIQDAGQARQLLRAMLYSAIIPIGWGFWTVARHGGRLEGTFEHPNILAFFLLVVIGCVLFQVDRPADDRRASRWRVVALLMLLGALLLTKTRSGWAAALMMSGLYALLFKRAWLLPLIALTMLLAITPLVKQHVLNTMSRYGHRMAVNEQSSLGWRLETWSDLMKRGVQRPFFGYGLNADYRMVREHLGAHNDYLRWFLEAGIVGVVAYFAPYLYLLMHAIRHRQMFPPESLPAKLAGLLICFIPAFLLMSLTENLASYVVIHWYLWALIGMYVVSHTPSEPAHAPHPVAA